The following proteins are co-located in the Pyrobaculum calidifontis JCM 11548 genome:
- the cc1 gene encoding DNA-binding protein CC1, which yields MAKQKLKFYDIKAKQAFETDKYEIIEKDTARGKMKFAVATSPYTGIKVYRLLGKA from the coding sequence ATGGCGAAGCAGAAGTTAAAGTTCTACGACATAAAAGCAAAACAGGCATTTGAAACAGACAAGTATGAGATAATTGAAAAAGACACAGCGAGGGGCAAGATGAAGTTTGCCGTCGCCACATCGCCGTACACCGGGATTAAGGTCTACAGGCTGTTGGGCAAGGCGTAA
- a CDS encoding M20/M25/M40 family metallo-hydrolase yields the protein MDAGWLLEELLKIYSPPHGEGELAKFLHSFLRQYVADVWIDEAGNVVAVKGRGEPVVWLHAHMDTVPGPLPVRREGSVLWGRGAVDDKGPLVSYVKAFLETEPRGTLVLALVTAEEDDSAGTEALLRGGPPRPAHVYVGEPTDLHVAYAYRGGAKVYIELTSRGGHASSPIYGNIVEELFGVYQEVKQRLGHAEKFDSFTVTPTVVQCGDAPNKVPTRCVMILDVRIPLDKTCADVAAALPPAARLATCTNPAAASPTSPAARALVRALLRLGIEPKLSRKWGTADFNLLISLTKSIAAFGPGDPKYAHTEDEHIDIRQVETAAAALKMAVEELR from the coding sequence ATGGACGCGGGGTGGCTTTTGGAGGAGTTGCTTAAGATATATAGCCCGCCGCATGGGGAGGGGGAGTTGGCCAAGTTTTTGCACAGCTTCTTGAGGCAGTACGTGGCCGACGTGTGGATCGACGAGGCGGGCAACGTGGTGGCTGTCAAGGGGCGGGGGGAGCCGGTGGTGTGGCTACACGCCCACATGGACACGGTGCCCGGCCCGCTCCCGGTGAGGCGGGAGGGCTCCGTGCTGTGGGGGCGGGGGGCGGTGGACGACAAGGGCCCCCTAGTCTCCTACGTCAAGGCCTTCCTAGAGACCGAGCCAAGGGGCACCCTCGTCCTCGCCCTCGTGACGGCGGAGGAGGACGACAGCGCGGGCACGGAGGCCCTCCTCAGGGGGGGACCCCCGAGGCCTGCCCACGTTTACGTGGGTGAGCCCACGGACCTCCACGTGGCTTACGCCTACAGAGGGGGGGCCAAGGTGTACATTGAGCTGACGTCGAGGGGGGGCCACGCGAGCTCGCCCATCTACGGCAACATTGTGGAGGAGCTCTTCGGCGTGTACCAAGAGGTCAAGCAGAGGCTCGGCCACGCGGAGAAGTTCGACTCCTTCACAGTGACTCCCACCGTGGTGCAGTGCGGCGACGCGCCCAACAAAGTGCCCACTAGGTGCGTCATGATCCTCGACGTCCGCATCCCCCTGGACAAGACCTGCGCCGACGTGGCGGCGGCCCTCCCCCCCGCGGCTAGGCTGGCCACTTGCACAAACCCTGCCGCCGCCTCTCCCACGTCCCCCGCCGCCCGGGCCCTGGTGAGGGCCTTGCTGAGGCTGGGCATAGAGCCCAAGTTGAGCAGGAAATGGGGCACCGCCGACTTCAACCTCCTCATCTCTCTCACCAAGAGCATAGCCGCCTTCGGCCCCGGCGACCCCAAGTACGCCCACACAGAGGACGAACACATCGACATACGCCAAGTGGAGACAGCCGCCGCGGCGCTTAAGATGGCCGTGGAAGAGCTGAGATAA
- a CDS encoding S1C family serine protease, protein MDLSGLVERVSKSVVAVVTRGVELWGEGFGSAFSVGEGFYATAYHVVSTAGEVALVTPEGERGTAEVAAVDPEEDLALLYSSLVAPPLPLGSALELKVGQGVVAVGYPLALLDKPTATFGIVSAVGRALKAGDRVFEFLIQTDAAINPGNSGGPLVDMGGRAVGVNSAVIAGAQGIGFAVPIDLVKIMLEMLKRFGRYVRPRLGVYVAALNKALAAAYGLPIARGLLVAGVYPGSPAERLGIRPGDVIVKVDGRAVSNVFELRLFLAEAVAQGREPAVTVWRAGREVEL, encoded by the coding sequence ATGGACTTGAGCGGCCTCGTGGAGAGGGTGTCCAAGTCCGTGGTAGCTGTGGTGACTAGGGGTGTGGAGCTCTGGGGAGAGGGGTTCGGCTCCGCCTTCTCCGTGGGCGAGGGGTTCTACGCCACTGCCTACCACGTGGTGTCCACCGCCGGGGAGGTGGCCTTGGTGACCCCCGAAGGGGAGAGGGGCACGGCCGAGGTGGCGGCCGTCGACCCAGAGGAGGACCTAGCCCTCCTCTACTCCTCCCTGGTAGCCCCTCCTCTGCCCTTGGGGAGCGCCTTGGAGCTTAAGGTGGGGCAGGGGGTGGTGGCGGTGGGGTACCCTCTGGCACTGTTGGACAAGCCCACGGCCACGTTCGGTATTGTGAGCGCGGTTGGGAGAGCGCTGAAGGCTGGGGACAGGGTGTTCGAGTTCCTTATCCAGACCGACGCGGCTATTAACCCGGGCAACTCGGGGGGGCCTCTTGTGGACATGGGGGGCAGGGCGGTGGGGGTGAACTCGGCCGTCATTGCGGGGGCGCAGGGCATAGGCTTCGCAGTCCCCATAGACCTCGTGAAGATTATGCTGGAGATGTTGAAGCGGTTTGGGCGCTACGTGAGGCCGAGGCTGGGGGTCTACGTGGCGGCGTTGAACAAGGCCCTCGCGGCGGCCTACGGCCTCCCCATAGCCAGGGGCCTGCTCGTGGCTGGGGTCTACCCCGGCTCGCCTGCGGAGAGGTTGGGCATAAGGCCCGGCGATGTCATCGTCAAGGTGGACGGCCGCGCTGTGTCCAACGTCTTTGAGCTCAGGCTCTTCCTCGCCGAGGCCGTGGCTCAGGGCAGAGAGCCGGCCGTCACTGTGTGGAGGGCGGGGCGGGAGGTGGAGCTATAG
- a CDS encoding S49 family peptidase, giving the protein MRGWIAIAVIPAIAVAAILAYLALHPPAPAPPPKIVVATLDFVIQSPDAGALAQRLVELSQRGDVAGVVLVINSPGGTVSDTEALYATLRGLGKPKYAVVYGLAASGAYYVAAAADKIYATPSSWVGSIGVIAVIWPDEYLYDAPDYVYTTGPLKYYGMDLTSFYNAVEEVRNNFVKAVAEGRRGRLRVNATELETAALYTASQALEMGLVDKIGGVPDAVRDMAQELGLREYQVEYLKPLNATQGPASQRASLSALLNSTPLPIFYMWPPALQIDIRQQQASLPAVSEVPAGRRYVVLDAAHSNVVPKGFLEVLRAELAKRGYALVAAATEDRLAALLSNATALVVANPATPFSPTAVKAVLNATKRGVKVAYFYDVRASGIVTIGGTAYIAPYGAVAAPDTLPMYFNMSGLRAVYNYTTGATAFDQNWQIVAVEARGNWTLLSGAARLVLFSPSAVATSAPHRLEAWAYAFGYGWGNYTIAAQVGNFLFVGAVRSFTPYFIQLGDNHKFFSNVVDWLTSQ; this is encoded by the coding sequence ATGCGAGGTTGGATAGCCATAGCGGTGATCCCAGCCATAGCCGTGGCGGCCATACTCGCCTACCTAGCCCTCCACCCGCCAGCCCCAGCGCCGCCGCCCAAGATCGTGGTGGCCACACTGGACTTCGTCATACAGAGCCCAGACGCCGGCGCCCTGGCGCAGAGGCTAGTGGAGCTCTCCCAGAGGGGAGACGTGGCGGGGGTCGTCCTCGTGATCAACTCGCCGGGCGGCACTGTCTCAGACACAGAGGCCCTCTACGCCACTCTGCGCGGCCTCGGCAAGCCCAAGTACGCGGTGGTTTACGGCCTAGCCGCTTCGGGGGCCTACTACGTCGCCGCCGCGGCGGACAAGATATACGCCACGCCCTCCAGCTGGGTGGGGAGCATAGGGGTAATAGCCGTCATATGGCCCGACGAGTACCTCTACGACGCCCCAGACTACGTATACACCACCGGGCCCCTGAAGTACTACGGGATGGACCTCACCTCCTTCTACAACGCGGTGGAGGAGGTGCGGAACAACTTCGTAAAGGCAGTCGCCGAGGGGAGGAGGGGGAGGCTGAGGGTAAACGCCACGGAGCTGGAGACCGCCGCCCTCTACACCGCCAGCCAGGCCCTGGAAATGGGGCTAGTGGACAAAATAGGCGGTGTCCCCGACGCGGTGAGAGACATGGCACAGGAGCTCGGCCTAAGAGAGTACCAAGTGGAGTACCTCAAGCCCCTAAACGCCACGCAGGGGCCCGCCTCCCAGAGGGCCTCCCTATCCGCCCTCCTAAACTCCACCCCGCTCCCCATCTTCTACATGTGGCCCCCCGCCCTGCAGATCGACATTAGGCAACAGCAAGCCTCCCTGCCCGCCGTCTCCGAGGTCCCCGCCGGCAGGCGCTACGTGGTGCTAGACGCCGCGCACAGCAACGTGGTGCCCAAGGGCTTCCTAGAAGTCCTCCGCGCAGAGTTGGCCAAGAGGGGCTACGCCCTAGTCGCCGCAGCCACCGAGGACAGACTCGCCGCCCTCCTCTCCAACGCCACAGCCCTAGTGGTGGCAAACCCGGCAACGCCCTTCTCGCCCACCGCCGTCAAGGCCGTCCTCAACGCCACGAAGAGAGGCGTCAAAGTGGCCTACTTCTACGACGTGAGGGCAAGCGGCATAGTCACAATAGGGGGAACGGCGTACATTGCCCCATACGGCGCAGTGGCGGCCCCCGACACGTTGCCCATGTACTTCAACATGTCGGGACTCCGCGCCGTCTACAACTACACAACCGGGGCAACGGCCTTCGACCAAAACTGGCAAATAGTGGCCGTGGAGGCCAGAGGCAACTGGACGCTGCTCAGTGGGGCGGCGCGGCTAGTCCTCTTCAGCCCCTCCGCCGTCGCCACAAGCGCCCCCCACAGACTTGAGGCGTGGGCATACGCCTTCGGCTACGGGTGGGGCAACTACACAATTGCAGCGCAGGTGGGCAACTTCCTCTTCGTCGGCGCAGTGAGGTCCTTCACCCCCTACTTCATACAGCTGGGAGACAACCACAAGTTCTTCTCCAACGTAGTGGACTGGCTGACGTCGCAGTGA
- a CDS encoding DMT family transporter: MKGLALALFSVAAWSTNYVAGRRLAAAGADPLALSLVRFVAATPIIFALARAPPYRGALAQLAVAGLLGVAAFNTFLYTALHYMTAAAAALFVVLAGPATSLIEAAAGKRRPNPHVLAGGAAAVAGAYLVLAPQAQVRAVEGPLLAAAATLSWSLYTVYVRRVYARYSPAEASAWISLVGTAELAPLAPLAHYGWLAHWETAAWVLYVAAVPGALAYTAWNTAVREIGPQRAAAVLPLMPVITTAISAAALGEAVTPLQAVGMALAVAGVYYAQNPTLLPRIAGRPKSNRSSRQGSPLSE, translated from the coding sequence GTGAAGGGCCTCGCCCTAGCCCTCTTCTCAGTGGCCGCGTGGAGCACCAACTACGTGGCGGGGCGGCGCCTCGCCGCGGCGGGGGCAGACCCCCTCGCCCTATCCCTCGTAAGATTTGTAGCTGCCACCCCCATCATATTCGCCCTAGCCCGGGCGCCCCCCTACCGAGGAGCCCTAGCACAGCTCGCCGTGGCCGGGCTGTTGGGAGTAGCCGCCTTCAACACCTTCCTCTACACCGCCCTCCACTACATGACGGCGGCCGCCGCGGCCCTCTTCGTAGTCCTAGCCGGCCCAGCCACAAGCCTAATCGAGGCCGCAGCGGGCAAGAGGAGGCCCAACCCCCACGTCTTGGCGGGAGGCGCCGCCGCCGTGGCCGGGGCCTACCTAGTCCTGGCCCCCCAAGCCCAGGTTAGGGCCGTCGAGGGCCCGCTACTGGCCGCCGCGGCCACGCTCTCGTGGTCTCTCTACACGGTGTACGTGAGGCGGGTATACGCCAGGTACAGCCCCGCAGAGGCCTCCGCTTGGATAAGCCTGGTGGGCACCGCCGAGCTGGCGCCGCTGGCCCCCCTGGCCCACTACGGCTGGCTAGCCCACTGGGAGACCGCGGCGTGGGTCCTATACGTGGCGGCGGTCCCCGGGGCCCTTGCCTACACCGCGTGGAACACCGCGGTCAGAGAGATAGGCCCACAACGCGCCGCCGCTGTCCTCCCCCTAATGCCAGTGATCACCACAGCCATATCGGCCGCGGCGTTGGGGGAGGCGGTGACCCCCCTACAGGCCGTTGGCATGGCCCTGGCAGTGGCCGGCGTCTACTACGCTCAGAACCCCACCCTCCTCCCCCGCATCGCCGGGCGGCCGAAGTCGAACCGCTCCTCGCGCCAGGGGTCGCCGTTAAGCGAGTAG
- a CDS encoding molybdopterin-dependent oxidoreductase gives MECREIRVDRPWPPNQSRVRRFVVYDVFDPPDVPPERHVVRVVGAVERPVEVPLVELQRRYPCVEVVAPFHCVTGWSVEGVRWRGVQVRALLEEARPYGGYALAWGVDGYSASLPVEALWEESTIIAWALNGEPLPKKHGAPARLVVPTRYGWKSVKYFTAIEVLEEPVPGYWEALGYSLNGDPWREERFDFGRPAMRGRRVGF, from the coding sequence GTGGAGTGTAGGGAGATTAGGGTGGATAGGCCTTGGCCGCCTAACCAGTCCCGGGTGAGGCGGTTTGTGGTTTACGACGTGTTTGACCCGCCTGACGTGCCGCCTGAGAGGCACGTGGTCAGGGTGGTGGGGGCTGTGGAGAGGCCGGTGGAGGTGCCGCTGGTGGAGCTTCAGCGTAGGTACCCCTGTGTGGAGGTGGTGGCGCCGTTTCACTGCGTCACGGGGTGGTCTGTGGAGGGGGTGAGGTGGAGGGGGGTGCAGGTCCGGGCCTTGCTTGAGGAGGCTAGGCCGTATGGGGGCTACGCCTTGGCGTGGGGGGTGGATGGGTACAGCGCCTCTCTCCCCGTGGAGGCCCTCTGGGAGGAGTCCACGATCATCGCCTGGGCTTTGAATGGGGAGCCTCTTCCCAAGAAGCACGGTGCGCCGGCGAGGCTGGTGGTGCCGACTCGTTATGGGTGGAAGAGCGTGAAGTACTTCACGGCTATCGAGGTGTTGGAGGAGCCGGTGCCGGGGTACTGGGAGGCCTTGGGCTACTCGCTTAACGGCGACCCCTGGCGCGAGGAGCGGTTCGACTTCGGCCGCCCGGCGATGCGGGGGAGGAGGGTGGGGTTCTGA
- a CDS encoding NifB/NifX family molybdenum-iron cluster-binding protein, producing the protein MRIAVASTPEGQVYDGHFAHAPIFKIYEYTPGGGLRPVEERKNPLGDVPDLDAQPHHHAHHHHHHGVSKYAWLREKVLPDVDAVIAAGACQTSHNYFTSQGVRMLYTDPVPIDLLEQYIRENPEEFERALGDAAEG; encoded by the coding sequence ATGAGAATAGCAGTGGCATCAACCCCAGAGGGGCAGGTATACGACGGGCACTTCGCCCACGCCCCCATCTTCAAGATCTACGAATACACCCCAGGAGGCGGGCTAAGGCCCGTAGAAGAGCGGAAAAACCCCCTAGGCGACGTCCCAGACCTAGACGCCCAGCCACACCACCACGCCCACCATCACCACCACCACGGCGTGTCCAAATACGCCTGGCTCAGAGAGAAGGTCCTCCCAGACGTCGACGCAGTGATAGCCGCGGGGGCCTGCCAGACCAGCCACAACTACTTCACAAGCCAAGGCGTGAGGATGCTCTACACAGACCCCGTCCCCATCGACCTCCTCGAGCAGTACATCAGAGAGAACCCAGAGGAGTTTGAACGCGCCCTCGGAGATGCGGCTGAGGGGTAA
- a CDS encoding SDR family NAD(P)-dependent oxidoreductase, producing MNAPSEMRLRGKNVVVAGAGPGLGTAVVRLAIAEGASVYAFARTPKPHLAKLGARMGTRDFSKPEEAKAAAEEAAKAFNAVHGLVVTAGGYAAGGVEEVGEAELEDMLARNLKAHIYAVKAILPLMPPGSSIVLTSSIGGTYAAWPRHVAYVAAKAALAKATESIAAELLDRGIRVNAVAPGGMAKEDNPDAQPPPLGAPQAPPAEVAKVIIWLLTDEARWITGAIIPVDGGRRLRG from the coding sequence TTGAACGCGCCCTCGGAGATGCGGCTGAGGGGTAAAAACGTAGTAGTAGCAGGCGCCGGCCCCGGCCTAGGCACAGCGGTAGTGCGCCTAGCCATCGCAGAGGGCGCCTCGGTATACGCCTTCGCCAGAACCCCCAAGCCCCACCTAGCCAAGCTCGGGGCACGCATGGGGACACGCGACTTCTCCAAGCCAGAGGAGGCAAAGGCCGCCGCCGAGGAGGCCGCCAAGGCCTTCAACGCCGTACACGGCCTAGTAGTGACAGCGGGGGGATACGCCGCGGGGGGAGTGGAAGAGGTGGGAGAAGCCGAGCTAGAGGACATGCTCGCCAGAAACCTAAAAGCCCACATATACGCCGTCAAGGCCATCCTCCCCCTAATGCCCCCCGGCTCCTCCATAGTCCTCACCTCCTCCATAGGCGGGACATACGCCGCGTGGCCCAGACACGTGGCCTACGTAGCCGCCAAAGCCGCCCTAGCCAAGGCAACTGAGTCCATAGCCGCGGAGCTCCTCGACAGAGGCATACGAGTAAACGCCGTGGCCCCCGGCGGAATGGCCAAAGAAGACAACCCAGACGCCCAGCCCCCACCCCTAGGAGCCCCCCAGGCACCCCCCGCCGAAGTGGCCAAGGTAATAATCTGGCTCCTCACAGACGAAGCCAGGTGGATAACCGGAGCCATCATACCCGTCGACGGAGGAAGAAGACTAAGAGGATAG
- a CDS encoding CRISPR-associated endonuclease Cas3'' produces the protein MTCLAGPCEPLDRHLLEVAECVAREGALVAHKLARVFSVGPEEALDLVVFAALLHDVGKADVEYNDESGYYPRHEVKSTAVAYKVMKRLGLVENCRLNGESGISGICKAVLAAIALHHYSHKAPKAGASSFKARCGDPVHAIKKWSPHTPLGASMKGAVIAALEEGTENLCFDNIVNSLSKTPPRLASAISAILGVLNKCDIETAKKNRCKETTSTTLLKS, from the coding sequence ATGACGTGTCTGGCAGGGCCCTGCGAACCGCTTGACCGCCACCTCTTAGAGGTGGCCGAGTGCGTGGCCAGGGAAGGCGCGCTTGTGGCCCATAAGTTGGCCAGAGTCTTCTCAGTGGGCCCCGAAGAGGCGCTTGACTTGGTAGTCTTTGCGGCTCTTCTTCACGACGTTGGGAAGGCCGACGTCGAGTACAACGATGAGAGCGGCTACTACCCCCGCCACGAGGTTAAATCAACCGCTGTAGCATACAAGGTTATGAAGCGGCTGGGCTTGGTGGAGAACTGCCGCCTAAACGGGGAAAGTGGGATCAGTGGAATCTGTAAGGCGGTGCTTGCCGCGATAGCTCTGCACCACTACTCCCACAAGGCCCCAAAGGCCGGCGCGTCCAGCTTTAAGGCCAGGTGCGGCGATCCCGTACACGCTATCAAGAAGTGGTCTCCCCACACGCCGCTCGGCGCATCAATGAAGGGGGCAGTCATTGCCGCATTAGAAGAGGGCACCGAGAACTTGTGTTTCGACAACATCGTAAATAGTCTGAGTAAAACACCGCCGAGACTAGCCAGCGCAATTTCGGCGATACTGGGCGTGTTAAATAAGTGCGATATAGAGACCGCCAAGAAAAATCGATGCAAAGAGACCACATCGACAACTCTACTAAAGAGCTAG
- the cas3 gene encoding CRISPR-associated helicase Cas3', with amino-acid sequence MRRAILRAVELVRRGVDKLVLELPTGYGKTEAAPVIYKAFRERGVCWKAIHVFPLRTLLHKTLEKYSKKYGDISFTYQDGDISLVKSGYVKDPYFTGEYVLTTIDSFVHNLFKAPVAELPRLLRGRSVHYHVPFAYIYPACVFFDEAHIMAEGGQKAAAALRVTVEALVDAEIPVVVMSATLGEWKWEVFKGFEFVTLGPKGTAGYDPDFEAELEETRYVTKVIREEDVLAVAQEEVKSGRRVLIVVNNISKVVKWYQELRDYGAVLIHSLLTREDRRKAEEALCPVPDKCEAQGARIVVGTSAIEAGVDVSFDTLITSADSPESVAQRVGRVCRRGGKCEGRIYVFGKDAERYLGVREWRLPYKEGSYVPLLSKNLESDRRLEWFLRQLYRMLYVDPDNLSKVFKIFGYTYVREYGLLEVCTSVEYSPEKCFSTSIDRVNFPVGVVVDGKVQEVEKVDERWLMEWVENHGEFPILYAKKYVPGVGPL; translated from the coding sequence ATGAGACGCGCTATTTTGAGGGCTGTTGAACTAGTGAGGCGTGGTGTTGACAAGTTGGTGTTGGAGTTGCCCACTGGCTATGGCAAGACGGAGGCAGCGCCTGTGATTTACAAGGCGTTTAGGGAGCGGGGGGTGTGTTGGAAGGCTATCCACGTCTTTCCCCTGAGGACGCTTTTGCACAAGACGCTTGAGAAGTACTCCAAGAAATACGGCGACATCTCTTTCACGTATCAGGACGGCGACATCTCCCTCGTCAAGAGCGGGTACGTTAAGGACCCCTACTTCACCGGCGAGTATGTCCTCACTACGATTGATTCATTTGTTCACAACCTCTTCAAGGCGCCGGTGGCCGAGTTGCCCCGGCTGTTGCGGGGGAGGTCGGTGCACTACCACGTCCCCTTTGCCTACATCTATCCGGCTTGCGTATTTTTTGACGAGGCGCATATTATGGCTGAGGGGGGACAGAAGGCGGCCGCGGCGTTGAGGGTCACTGTGGAGGCCCTCGTCGACGCCGAGATTCCAGTGGTTGTAATGTCTGCCACGCTGGGGGAGTGGAAGTGGGAGGTTTTCAAGGGCTTTGAGTTTGTGACGCTGGGGCCTAAGGGCACCGCTGGCTACGACCCAGATTTTGAGGCCGAGCTTGAGGAGACAAGGTATGTGACAAAGGTAATACGTGAAGAAGACGTGCTCGCGGTGGCGCAGGAGGAGGTGAAGAGCGGGAGGAGGGTGCTCATAGTTGTAAACAACATATCTAAGGTAGTTAAGTGGTACCAAGAGCTGAGGGACTACGGCGCCGTGCTTATCCACTCTCTCCTGACTAGGGAGGACAGGCGGAAGGCAGAGGAGGCGTTGTGCCCCGTTCCGGACAAATGTGAAGCTCAGGGGGCTAGGATTGTGGTAGGGACAAGCGCTATAGAGGCGGGCGTAGATGTCAGCTTTGACACACTTATCACATCTGCCGACTCGCCTGAGTCCGTGGCGCAGAGGGTTGGCAGAGTGTGCAGGCGCGGCGGGAAGTGCGAGGGGCGGATATACGTCTTTGGCAAAGACGCAGAGAGGTACCTGGGCGTTAGGGAGTGGCGCCTCCCCTACAAGGAGGGTAGCTACGTGCCTCTATTGTCGAAAAACTTGGAGTCGGACAGGAGACTGGAGTGGTTTTTGCGCCAACTATACCGCATGCTCTATGTTGACCCAGATAACTTGTCTAAGGTCTTTAAAATTTTTGGATACACCTACGTTAGAGAATACGGCTTGCTTGAGGTTTGTACCTCCGTTGAATACAGCCCTGAGAAGTGTTTCTCAACCTCGATAGACAGAGTCAACTTCCCCGTGGGCGTGGTAGTAGATGGGAAGGTGCAGGAGGTGGAGAAGGTAGACGAGAGGTGGCTAATGGAGTGGGTAGAGAACCACGGCGAGTTTCCCATTCTCTATGCGAAGAAGTATGTGCCAGGCGTGGGACCTCTATGA
- a CDS encoding type I-E CRISPR-associated protein Cas5/CasD produces the protein MDFYSPYTSVQVFAEHGRGPPVPPPSTLIGALAAPLYHPEERWELGADLLDLVKYVTFWVPPYAVVENISRHFSIFSQRKQRAKVIGAAMKLVGGGRVADVYDDLKNYANVRQSVEELERFGRYDAARMAVQVLLQPATRLETYFAEPGYVLYVVEDKLAEVAKRVFRIGPKESLVAATPIEVRVEPLESEVVKTRFYAPEEAGSQWSKCVNVYMLERPSKNPLADLKRYCVPEPLNDMEVEVGKGWRAVRIVGEGVELKAVLPSYAAP, from the coding sequence GTGGATTTTTACTCTCCTTACACCTCTGTCCAAGTCTTTGCTGAACATGGCAGAGGCCCCCCTGTCCCGCCGCCTTCAACTCTCATTGGCGCCTTGGCCGCGCCTTTGTACCATCCTGAGGAGAGGTGGGAGTTGGGGGCGGATTTGCTCGACTTGGTTAAGTATGTCACCTTCTGGGTCCCTCCCTACGCCGTGGTTGAAAACATTTCTCGCCACTTCTCTATTTTCAGTCAGAGGAAACAACGCGCCAAGGTTATCGGTGCCGCGATGAAGCTGGTCGGAGGGGGGAGAGTCGCGGATGTCTACGATGATTTAAAGAACTATGCAAACGTTAGACAGAGTGTAGAGGAGTTGGAGAGATTTGGCCGTTATGATGCGGCTAGGATGGCCGTTCAAGTTCTTCTTCAGCCTGCCACTAGGCTGGAGACGTATTTTGCGGAGCCGGGGTACGTGTTGTACGTGGTAGAGGATAAGTTGGCTGAGGTTGCTAAGAGGGTGTTTAGGATTGGGCCTAAGGAGTCTCTTGTGGCGGCTACGCCGATTGAGGTTAGGGTAGAGCCGTTAGAGAGCGAGGTGGTCAAGACGCGCTTTTACGCGCCTGAGGAGGCTGGGAGTCAGTGGAGCAAGTGTGTCAACGTCTACATGCTTGAGCGCCCGAGCAAAAATCCTCTTGCGGATTTGAAGCGCTACTGCGTGCCTGAGCCGCTTAACGACATGGAGGTTGAGGTTGGGAAAGGCTGGAGGGCTGTGAGAATTGTTGGCGAGGGGGTTGAACTCAAGGCTGTGTTGCCTAGCTATGCCGCGCCGTAA
- a CDS encoding DevR family CRISPR-associated autoregulator: MFVSIGLRFRAEVEALNMAESVGNYARHRLAPIILVRRGEDGSIKEYKVTMAPAVSGQSIAYGYMAALVKLALERGLPVSDQAKNYENIGGFFKRADDARLSYDDRVKTCVIEDLTGFMAAGEGNVAVRRTSPVMFSYLVPDGTTVRGVVMPQLHVRYNLQNPEQQVPFQIEAGTAVYVHGVAIDVDRIGRLSDGSYVSDRAKRVEAAFDALKLLYGGLLFGAKKARYLPIFEALGGVAAVSDKHFTVSPPRFYDYVDYNARRAASYLGKVELFCFDREGITSCGSRKDVKAADSLEGFIDLVKESVLKAL, from the coding sequence ATGTTTGTCTCAATAGGTCTCAGGTTTAGGGCTGAGGTCGAGGCGTTGAACATGGCTGAGTCTGTGGGCAACTATGCGCGGCACCGCTTGGCGCCGATAATCCTCGTCAGAAGGGGCGAGGACGGGTCAATAAAGGAGTATAAGGTGACTATGGCCCCCGCCGTGTCTGGGCAGTCCATCGCCTACGGCTACATGGCCGCTTTGGTAAAACTCGCGCTAGAGCGCGGCCTGCCAGTGAGCGACCAGGCCAAGAACTACGAGAACATTGGCGGGTTCTTTAAGAGGGCCGACGATGCGAGGCTGTCGTACGATGATAGGGTGAAGACGTGCGTAATCGAGGATTTAACCGGTTTTATGGCGGCTGGCGAGGGTAACGTCGCCGTGAGGAGGACCTCCCCCGTCATGTTCAGCTACCTTGTGCCAGATGGCACAACTGTGAGGGGGGTCGTTATGCCTCAGCTACATGTGAGGTACAACTTGCAGAACCCCGAACAACAGGTTCCGTTCCAGATTGAGGCGGGGACTGCGGTGTATGTCCACGGCGTTGCAATCGATGTGGACAGAATAGGCAGGCTCTCCGACGGCTCATATGTGTCGGACAGGGCGAAGAGGGTTGAGGCGGCCTTTGACGCCCTCAAGCTCCTCTACGGCGGCTTGTTGTTTGGCGCCAAGAAGGCGCGGTATTTGCCCATATTTGAGGCTCTGGGCGGGGTGGCTGCGGTGTCTGACAAACACTTCACAGTGTCGCCGCCGCGTTTCTACGACTATGTCGACTACAACGCTAGGCGCGCGGCGTCGTACTTGGGCAAGGTGGAGCTCTTCTGCTTCGACCGGGAGGGCATCACCAGCTGTGGGTCTCGTAAAGATGTAAAAGCCGCCGACTCCCTTGAGGGCTTTATAGATCTTGTGAAGGAGAGCGTCCTCAAAGCCTTGTAA